In the Neofelis nebulosa isolate mNeoNeb1 chromosome 11, mNeoNeb1.pri, whole genome shotgun sequence genome, one interval contains:
- the TSHZ1 gene encoding teashirt homolog 1, with amino-acid sequence MPRRKQQAPRRSAAYVPEEELKAAEIDEEAVEEDGLSLDVQDGEYVCNEESEIKEAQSYQNSPVSTATNQDAGYGSPFSENSDQLVHFKSSSSREGKEDPQGPDGVSYPQDSLAQIKAVYANLFSESCWSSLALDLKKSGSTTSSNDVGPKESSTPAPTPPTSTAGPTGTTASTPSSGSGSGSGTGGSGGSGYDWHQAALAKTLQQTSSYGLLPEPSLFSTVQLYRQNNKLYGSVFTGASKFRCRDCSAAYDTLVELTVHMNETGHYRDDNRDKDSEKTKRWSKPRKRSLMEMEGKEDAQKVLKCMYCGHSFESLQDLSVHMIKTKHYQKVPLKEPVPAIAKLVPSTKKRALQDLASPCSPEPAGLAADAALGEAAKDQKAANPYVTPNNRYGYQNGASYTWQFEARKAQILKCMECGSSHDTLQQLTAHMMVTGHFLKVTTSASKKGKQLALDPVVEEKIQSIPLPPTTHTRLPASHVKKQPDSPAASSPAEEKKEPEREKAPAAGEAEKKVKEESQDAAEKFEPTALYRYLREEDLDDSPKGGVDILKSLENTVSTAISKAQNGAPSWGGYPSIHAAYQLPGTVKPLPAVQSVHMQPSHAGGVKSLSSEHSALLHPPGSLTPPPHKSNVSAMEELVEKVTGKVSMKKEERPADREKGSPAKAVSPVAKENKDFPRAEESGGKVQQKKGPEAEAGKAKKEGVPDAHTPNGTEPLRAKVTNGCNNLGIITDHSPEPSFINPLSALQSIMNTHLGKVSKPASPSLDPLAMLYKISNSMLDKPVYPATPAKQADAIDRYYYENSDQPIDLTKSKSKPLVSGAADSVASPLRESALMDISDMVKNLTGRLTPKSSTPSTVSEKSDADGSSFEEALDELSPVHKRKGRQSNWNPQHLLILQAQFASSLRETPEGKYIMADLGPQERVHISKFTGLSMTTISHWLANVKYQLRRTGGTKFLKNLDTGHPVFFCNDCASQFRTASTYINHLETHLGFSLKDLSKLPLNQIQEQQNVSKVLANKALGPVGAAEDDLGSTFQCKLCNRTFASKHAVKLHLSKTHGKSPEDHLIYVTELEKQ; translated from the coding sequence CTTATGTTCCCGAGGAAGAACTAAAGGCAGCAGAGATAGATGAAGAAGCCGTGGAGGAGGATGGGCTGTCCCTGGACGTCCAGGACGGCGAGTACGTGTGCAACGAGGAATCGGAGATCAAAGAAGCCCAGAGCTACCAGAACTCCCCGGTCAGCACCGCGACGAATCAGGACGCGGGCTACGGGTCCCCTTTCAGTGAGAACAGCGACCAGCTGGTCCATTTCAAGAGCTCTTCCTCCAGAGAGGGCAAAGAGGATCCGCAGGGCCCGGACGGCGTCTCCTACCCCCAGGACAGCTTGGCACAGATCAAGGCTGTGTATGCCAACCTGTTCTCCGAGTCCTGCTGGTCCAGCCTCGCCTTGGACTTGAAGAAGTCCGGTTCGACCACCAGCAGCAACGATGTGGGCCCGAAGGAGAGCTCCACCCCCGCGCCCACGCCCCCCACCAGCACGGCGGGGCCCACGGGCACCACCGCGAGCACCCCCAgctcgggctcgggctcgggctcgggcACCGGAGGCAGCGGCGGCTCGGGCTACGACTGGCACCAGGCCGCGCTGGCCAAGACGCTGCAGCAGACGTCCTCCTACGGGCTGCTCCCCGAGCCCAGCCTCTTCAGCACCGTGCAGCTCTATAGGCAGAACAACAAGCTCTACGGGTCCGTGTTCACGGGCGCCAGCAAGTTCCGCTGCCGGGACTGCAGCGCCGCCTACGACACGCTGGTGGAGCTGACGGTGCACATGAACGAGACGGGGCACTACCGCGATGACAACCGGGACAAGGACTCCGAGAAGACCAAGCGGTGGTCCAAGCCCAGGAAGCGCTCGCTGATGGAGATGGAAGGCAAGGAGGACGCGCAGAAGGTGCTCAAGTGCATGTACTGCGGCCACTCCTTCGAGTCGCTGCAGGACCTGAGCGTCCACATGATCAAGACCAAGCATTACCAGAAAGTGCCTCTGAAGGAGCCGGTACCAGCCATCGCCAAACTGGTCCCTTCCACCAAGAAGCGCGCCCTGCAGGACCTGGCGTCGCCGTGCTCTCCCGAGCCGGCGGGGCTGGCCGCCGACGCGGCGCTGGGCGAGGCGGCCAAGGACCAGAAGGCCGCCAACCCCTACGTGACGCCCAACAACCGCTACGGCTACCAGAATGGGGCCAGCTACACCTGGCAGTTCGAGGCCCGCAAGGCGCAGATCCTCAAGTGCATGGAGTGCGGCAGCTCCCACGACACCCTGCAGCAGCTCACTGCCCACATGATGGTCACCGGCCACTTCCTCAAGGTGACCACCTCGGCCTCCAAGAAGGGGAAGCAGCTGGCGCTGGACCCCGTGGTGGAAGAGAAGATCCAGTCCATCCCTTTGCCGCCCACCACGCACACCCGGCTGCCCGCCTCCCACGTCAAGAAGCAGCCCGACTCTCCCGCGGCGTCCTCGCCCGCCGAGGAGAAGAAGGAGCCCGAGCGGGAGAAGGCGCCGGCGGCCGGGGAGGCGGAGAAGAAGGTCAAGGAGGAGAGCCAGGACGCGGCCGAGAAGTTCGAGCCCACCGCCCTGTATCGGTACCTGCGCGAGGAGGACCTGGACGACAGCCCCAAGGGCGGGGTGGACATCCTCAAGTCCCTGGAGAACACGGTGTCCACGGCCATCAGCAAAGCCCAGAACGGCGCACCCTCGTGGGGCGGCTACCCCAGCATCCACGCGGCCTACCAGCTGCCCGGCACCGTGAAGCCGCTGCCGGCCGTGCAGAGTGTGCACATGCAGCCGTCCCACGCGGGGGGCGTGAAGTCGCTGTCGTCGGAGCACAGCGCGCTCCTGCACCCCCCGGGGAGCCTCACGCCCCCGCCGCACAAGAGCAACGTGTCCGCCATGGAGGAGCTGGTGGAGAAGGTCACCGGCAAGGTCAGcatgaagaaggaggagaggcCCGCCGACCGGGAGAAGGGCTCCCCGGCCAAGGCCGTGTCCCCCGTGGCCAAAGAGAACAAGGACTTCCCTCGAGCGGAGGAGAGCGGCGGCAAAGTCCAGCAGAAGAAGGGCCCTGAGGCGGAGGCGGGGAAGGCCAAAAAGGAGGGCGTGCCGGACGCGCACACCCCAAACGGCACCGAGCCGCTCAGGGCCAAAGTCACCAACGGCTGTAATAACCTGGGGATCATCACGGACCACTCGCCCGAGCCCTCCTTCATCAACCCGCTGAGCGCGCTGCAGTCCATCATGAACACGCACCTGGGCAAGGTGTCCAAGCCCGCGAGCCCCTCGCTGGACCCGCTGGCCATGCTGTACAAGATCAGCAACAGCATGCTGGACAAGCCGGTCTACCCCGCCACCCCCGCCAAGCAGGCCGACGCCATCGACCGCTACTACTACGAGAACAGCGACCAGCCCATCGACCTGACCAAGTCCAAGAGCAAGCCCCTGGTCTCCGGCGCGGCCGACTCCGTGGCGTCGCCTCTCCGGGAGAGCGCCCTCATGGACATCTCGGACATGGTGAAAAACCTCACGGGCCGGCTCACCCCCAAgtcctccaccccctccaccgTGTCGGAGAAGTCGGACGCCGACGGCAGCAGCTTCGAGGAAGCGCTGGACGAGCTGTCGCCCGTGCACAAGAGGAAGGGGCGGCAGTCCAACTGGAACCCCCAGCACCTGCTCATCCTGCAGGCTCAGTTTGCCTCGAGCCTGCGGGAGACGCCGGAAGGGAAGTACATCATGGCGGACCTGGGCCCCCAGGAGCGGGTGCACATCTCCAAGTTCACCGGGCTGTCCATGACCACCATCAGCCACTGGCTGGCCAACGTGAAGTACCAGCTGAGGAGGACAGGGGGTACCAAGTTCCTGAAGAACCTGGACACAGGACatcctgttttcttttgcaaCGATTGTGCCTCTCAGTTCAGAACTGCTTCTACGTACATAAATCACCTAGAAACACACTTAGGCTTCAGCTTGAAGGATCTCTCCAAGCTGCCACTAAATCAGATTCAAGAACAGCAGAACGTTTCAAAAGTCCTGGCCAACAAGGCTTTGGGCCCGGTAGGGGCCGCCGAGGACGATCTGGGCTCCACATTCCAATGCAAGCTTTGCAACCGGACTTTTGCGAGCAAGCAC